One region of Sphingomonas abietis genomic DNA includes:
- a CDS encoding phosphoserine transaminase, whose amino-acid sequence MTDILHADATIASTDYPAAPKPARPFFSSGPCAKPPGWDAATLPHASLGRSHRSKIGKSRLAYAIDLTRKILQVPDTHRIGIVPGSDTGAVEMAMWTLLGARPVTTVAWESFGEGWVTDAAKQLKLDPTVVKAPYGELPDLAAIDQDHDVVFTWNGTTSGVRVPNGDWIKADREGLLICDATSAVFAQDVPIADLDVVTFSWQKVLGGEGAHGVIILSPRAVERLESHTPSWPIPKVFRLTAKGKLSEGVFKGETINTPSMLCVEDYIHSLEWALNLGGLNGLIARADANAAALDQLVAERDWLDHLAADPASRSNTSVCLKFAGLDDEQANAIEKKMVAKLEAEEAAYDLGSYRDAPPGLRIWCGATVETADIEALGPWLDYAFATAKAG is encoded by the coding sequence ATGACTGATATATTGCATGCCGACGCCACCATTGCGTCCACCGACTACCCCGCCGCGCCCAAGCCGGCGCGCCCCTTCTTCAGCTCCGGCCCCTGCGCCAAGCCTCCGGGCTGGGACGCCGCGACCCTGCCGCACGCCTCGCTCGGCCGGTCGCACCGCTCCAAGATCGGCAAGAGCCGCCTCGCCTACGCCATCGATCTGACCCGCAAGATCCTCCAGGTGCCCGATACGCACCGCATCGGCATCGTCCCCGGTTCGGATACCGGCGCGGTCGAGATGGCGATGTGGACGCTGCTCGGCGCCCGCCCCGTCACCACCGTCGCGTGGGAGAGCTTCGGCGAAGGCTGGGTGACCGATGCCGCCAAGCAGCTCAAGCTCGATCCGACCGTGGTCAAGGCGCCCTATGGCGAACTGCCCGATCTCGCCGCGATCGATCAGGACCATGACGTCGTCTTCACCTGGAACGGCACCACGTCCGGCGTGCGCGTGCCGAACGGCGACTGGATCAAGGCGGATCGCGAAGGCCTGCTGATCTGCGACGCCACCTCCGCGGTGTTCGCACAGGACGTGCCGATCGCCGATCTCGATGTCGTCACCTTCTCCTGGCAGAAGGTGCTCGGCGGCGAGGGCGCGCATGGCGTGATCATCCTCTCGCCACGCGCGGTCGAGCGGCTGGAGAGCCACACGCCAAGCTGGCCGATCCCCAAGGTCTTCCGCCTCACCGCCAAGGGCAAGCTCAGCGAAGGCGTGTTCAAGGGCGAGACGATCAACACGCCCTCGATGCTGTGCGTCGAGGACTATATCCACAGCCTCGAATGGGCGCTCAACCTCGGCGGGCTGAACGGCCTGATCGCGCGCGCCGACGCCAATGCCGCGGCGCTCGACCAGCTCGTCGCCGAACGCGACTGGCTCGACCATCTCGCCGCCGATCCGGCCTCGCGCTCGAACACCTCGGTGTGCCTGAAGTTCGCCGGGCTCGACGATGAGCAGGCCAATGCCATCGAAAAGAAGATGGTCGCCAAGCTCGAGGCCGAGGAAGCCGCCTATGATCTCGGCTCCTATCGCGACGCCCCCCCGGGCCTGCGCATCTGGTGCGGCGCCACCGTCGAGACCGCCGACATCGAGGCGCTCGGCCCCTGGCTCGATTACGCCTTCGCCACCGCCAAGGCGGGCTGA
- the serA gene encoding phosphoglycerate dehydrogenase, whose product MPKVLISDKMDPQAAKIFRERGVEVDEITGKTPEELIAIIGDYDGLAIRSSTKVTRAILAAAKNLKVVGRAGIGVDNVDIPAASAAGVVVMNTPFGNSITTAEHAIALMFALARDLPEADKSTQAGKWEKNRFMGVEMTSKTLGLIGAGNIGSIVADRALGLKMKVVAYDPFLTPERAKDMGVEKVELDQLLARADFITLHTPLTDQTRNILSAENLAKTKKGVRIVNCARGGLIDEAALKTGLDSGHIGGAALDVFVTEPAKESPLFGTPNFISTPHLGASTTEAQVNVAIQVAEQMADFLVAGGVTNALNMPSLSAEEAPKLKPYMALAEKLGSLIGQLEGDAIKSVAIEVEGAAAELNQKPITGAVLAGLMRVYSDTVNMVNAAPLAKERGLDVREVRHDREGDYHTLVRVTVKTDAGERSVAGTLFGNASPRLTEMFGIKVEADLSGAMLYIVNEDAPGFIGRLGTTLGEAGVNIGTFHLGRRDAGGEAVLLLSVDTAVEEPLLWTVCRLPGVKTVKALTF is encoded by the coding sequence ATGCCCAAGGTACTGATTTCCGACAAGATGGACCCGCAGGCCGCCAAGATCTTCCGCGAGCGCGGAGTCGAGGTGGACGAGATCACCGGCAAGACCCCCGAGGAGCTGATCGCCATCATCGGCGACTATGACGGCCTCGCCATCCGCTCATCCACCAAGGTGACCAGGGCGATCCTCGCCGCCGCCAAGAACCTCAAGGTCGTCGGCCGCGCCGGCATCGGCGTCGACAATGTCGACATCCCCGCCGCGTCGGCCGCCGGCGTCGTCGTCATGAACACCCCGTTCGGCAACTCGATCACCACCGCCGAACATGCCATCGCGCTGATGTTCGCGCTCGCCCGCGACCTGCCCGAGGCCGACAAGTCCACGCAAGCCGGCAAGTGGGAGAAGAACCGCTTCATGGGCGTGGAGATGACCTCCAAGACGCTCGGCCTGATCGGCGCCGGCAATATCGGCTCGATCGTCGCCGATCGCGCGCTCGGCCTCAAGATGAAGGTCGTCGCCTATGATCCCTTCCTGACGCCCGAGCGCGCCAAGGACATGGGCGTCGAGAAGGTCGAGCTCGACCAGCTGCTCGCCCGCGCCGACTTCATCACGCTGCACACCCCGCTGACCGACCAGACCCGCAACATCCTCTCGGCCGAGAATCTCGCCAAGACCAAGAAGGGCGTGCGCATCGTCAACTGCGCGCGCGGCGGGCTGATCGACGAGGCGGCGCTCAAGACCGGCCTCGATTCGGGCCATATCGGCGGCGCCGCGCTCGACGTGTTCGTCACCGAGCCGGCCAAGGAGAGCCCGCTGTTCGGCACGCCGAACTTCATCTCCACCCCGCATCTCGGCGCGTCCACCACCGAGGCTCAGGTCAATGTCGCGATCCAGGTCGCCGAGCAGATGGCCGATTTCCTCGTCGCCGGCGGCGTCACCAACGCGCTCAACATGCCGAGCCTGTCGGCCGAGGAGGCGCCCAAGCTCAAGCCCTATATGGCGCTCGCCGAGAAGCTCGGCTCGCTGATCGGCCAGCTCGAGGGCGACGCGATCAAGAGCGTGGCGATCGAAGTGGAAGGCGCCGCCGCCGAGCTCAACCAGAAGCCGATCACCGGCGCGGTGCTGGCCGGGCTGATGCGCGTCTATTCGGACACGGTGAACATGGTCAACGCCGCCCCGCTCGCCAAGGAGCGCGGGCTCGACGTCCGCGAGGTCCGCCACGATCGCGAGGGCGACTATCACACGCTGGTCCGCGTCACGGTGAAGACCGACGCCGGCGAGCGCTCGGTGGCGGGCACGCTGTTCGGCAACGCCTCGCCGCGCCTCACCGAGATGTTCGGCATCAAGGTGGAGGCCGATCTGTCGGGCGCGATGCTCTACATCGTCAACGAGGACGCGCCGGGCTTCATCGGCCGGCTCGGCACGACGCTGGGCGAGGCCGGCGTCAACATCGGCACCTTCCACCTCGGCCGGCGCGATGCCGGCGGCGAGGCGGTGCTGCTGCTCTCGGTCGACACCGCGGTGGAAGAGCCGCTGCTGTGGACGGTCTGCCGCCTGCCGGGCGTGAAGACGGTGAAGGCGCTGACGTTTTGA
- a CDS encoding extensin family protein, producing the protein MHRLRALLIVTPLILISCVPSGHRPPPVRRPVPVRPAPARPAYDAAARRQCLSDLSADGARYTLLPDRVFAGGCSAIGTVQLSDIGMPVSNLGAMTCPLADAFTRWTRDATQKAAIAWLDSPVVKIESFGTYSCRPVNGVEGNRLSEHGLSNAVDISGFVLANGRRITVLNDWNGPDQYARNFLRAVHDAGCRRFHVVLGPDANAFHRNHLHFDMGRGPYCR; encoded by the coding sequence ATGCACCGGCTTCGCGCGCTCCTGATCGTCACGCCGTTGATCCTGATATCCTGCGTGCCGTCCGGCCATCGCCCGCCGCCGGTTCGCAGGCCTGTCCCCGTGCGTCCGGCGCCCGCGCGCCCCGCCTATGACGCCGCGGCGCGGCGCCAGTGCCTGAGCGATCTCTCGGCGGACGGCGCCCGCTACACGCTGCTGCCGGATCGGGTCTTCGCGGGCGGCTGCTCGGCGATCGGGACGGTGCAGCTGTCCGACATCGGGATGCCGGTCAGCAATCTCGGCGCGATGACCTGCCCGCTCGCCGATGCCTTCACCCGCTGGACCCGCGACGCCACCCAGAAGGCGGCGATTGCCTGGCTCGATTCGCCGGTGGTGAAGATCGAGAGCTTCGGCACCTATAGCTGCCGCCCGGTCAACGGCGTGGAGGGCAATCGCCTGTCCGAACATGGCCTGTCCAACGCGGTCGACATATCGGGCTTCGTGCTCGCCAACGGGCGGCGGATCACGGTGCTGAACGACTGGAACGGGCCGGACCAATATGCCCGCAACTTCCTGCGCGCGGTGCATGATGCCGGCTGCCGGCGCTTCCATGTCGTGCTTGGCCCCGATGCCAATGCGTTCCACCGCAACCATCTGCATTTCGACATGGGGCGGGGGCCGTACTGCAGGTAA
- a CDS encoding FRG domain-containing protein — protein sequence MVDIDRREGYLSGAGVVFDDAGLPGSIVKFQTKDCAGEQSFQDLPITPIDPLTGNIVDLEYLKQRYADRGEELFFPSKAAVDLKLDGDELEVNWTTDIGSAGLAKLPRSRAASPSAVVPQAGVTDWGTFKAAVTALERGRFIFRGQPSVWRLQTAFHRTKRKDVFRFMVEDIPRLHQRLSGLTAHFFNLTDNQQNGAFWNLVQHHGYPTPLLDWSNSPFVAAFFAYRNKLQDDEDAPRVRIYAFDRQEWCKDFSQLAKIAPAFPHFSILECLALENPRLVPQQALSSITNVDDIESYIKQREAEKEKVYLTAYDLPASDVDAVLGELGVMGIAAGALFPGLDGACEEWKYRNFGFR from the coding sequence ATGGTCGATATTGACCGACGTGAAGGCTACCTGTCCGGTGCTGGAGTTGTTTTTGACGACGCGGGTTTGCCAGGAAGCATCGTAAAATTTCAAACCAAGGATTGTGCTGGAGAGCAGTCCTTTCAAGATTTACCTATTACTCCGATTGATCCTCTTACGGGAAACATCGTCGATCTTGAATATCTCAAGCAGCGTTATGCGGACCGAGGCGAGGAGTTATTTTTCCCCTCGAAAGCTGCTGTCGATTTAAAACTCGATGGAGACGAGCTTGAAGTGAATTGGACGACCGACATCGGTTCGGCCGGATTGGCAAAACTTCCTCGCAGTAGAGCGGCATCCCCGTCTGCAGTAGTGCCGCAAGCAGGTGTAACTGATTGGGGGACATTTAAGGCGGCCGTAACTGCGTTAGAGCGCGGCCGATTTATTTTTCGTGGGCAACCAAGTGTTTGGAGGCTCCAAACGGCCTTTCACCGCACAAAGCGGAAGGACGTTTTTCGGTTCATGGTCGAGGATATCCCCCGGCTGCATCAGCGGCTGTCAGGATTGACTGCACATTTTTTCAATCTAACTGATAACCAGCAAAATGGAGCGTTTTGGAATTTGGTCCAACACCACGGTTATCCTACGCCGCTGCTCGATTGGTCAAATTCTCCGTTTGTCGCTGCCTTTTTTGCATATCGGAATAAGCTGCAAGACGATGAGGATGCACCAAGGGTTCGAATCTACGCGTTTGATCGGCAGGAGTGGTGTAAAGATTTCTCACAACTCGCCAAGATAGCGCCAGCCTTCCCTCATTTCTCAATTCTCGAATGTCTCGCGTTGGAGAATCCACGGTTGGTTCCGCAGCAAGCGCTCTCTAGCATTACAAACGTTGACGACATTGAGAGTTATATCAAGCAGCGAGAGGCAGAGAAGGAGAAGGTCTATCTCACCGCCTACGATCTTCCTGCGAGCGATGTCGACGCCGTGCTTGGGGAGTTGGGAGTGATGGGTATTGCAGCCGGAGCTTTGTTTCCTGGCTTGGATGGCGCTTGTGAAGAGTGGAAGTACCGAAACTTCGGTTTCCGCTAG